The Oxalobacteraceae bacterium OTU3CINTB1 genome includes a window with the following:
- the hemH gene encoding ferrochelatase yields the protein MTFSKEPPYKHGTVGRSAIVLVNLGTPDAPTRSAVRRYLKEFLSDPRVVEIPRAVWWFILNLIILPFRSGQSAKKYATIWTREGSPLKVHTAAQAMYLLGALGERGHENLTVAMAMRYGSPSIPEVLAKLKADGCERILVLPAYPQYSGTTTGSIYDAVFEHYGSVRNIPELRFVRNYHDHDAYIRALQNSVLSHWEANGRPDKLVLSFHGVPKRTLMLGDPYHCECLKTARLLATALKLKPEQYMVTFQSRFGKAEWLQPYTAPTVAQLARDGVKRIDIMCPGFISDCLETLEEISMEVRHDFEQAGGKEFHYIPCLNESPDWIAALGEIAEQHMIGWPTQMSPAQHEERRKDADTGRAAALQLGAAD from the coding sequence ATGACCTTCTCCAAAGAACCTCCTTACAAGCACGGCACCGTTGGCCGCAGCGCGATCGTGCTGGTCAACCTGGGCACGCCCGACGCCCCGACCCGCTCGGCCGTGCGCCGCTACCTGAAAGAGTTTCTGTCCGATCCACGCGTGGTGGAGATCCCGCGCGCGGTCTGGTGGTTCATCCTCAACCTGATCATCCTGCCGTTCCGCTCCGGCCAGTCGGCCAAGAAGTACGCCACCATCTGGACCCGCGAGGGCTCGCCGCTCAAGGTGCACACCGCCGCCCAGGCGATGTACCTGCTGGGCGCGCTCGGCGAACGCGGCCACGAGAACCTGACGGTGGCCATGGCAATGCGCTACGGATCGCCGTCGATTCCCGAGGTGCTGGCCAAGCTGAAAGCGGACGGCTGCGAGCGCATCCTGGTGCTGCCGGCCTATCCGCAGTACTCGGGCACCACCACCGGCTCGATCTACGACGCCGTGTTCGAGCACTACGGCTCGGTGCGCAACATCCCCGAGCTGCGCTTCGTGCGCAACTACCATGACCATGACGCCTATATCCGCGCGTTGCAGAACTCCGTGCTGAGCCACTGGGAAGCCAACGGCCGTCCCGACAAGCTGGTGCTGAGCTTCCACGGCGTACCGAAACGCACCCTGATGCTGGGCGACCCCTACCACTGCGAGTGCCTCAAGACCGCGCGCCTGCTCGCCACCGCCTTGAAGCTGAAGCCGGAGCAATACATGGTCACCTTCCAGTCGCGCTTCGGCAAGGCCGAGTGGCTGCAGCCGTACACGGCGCCGACCGTCGCCCAGCTGGCGCGCGACGGCGTCAAGCGCATCGACATCATGTGCCCGGGCTTCATCAGCGATTGCCTGGAGACCTTGGAAGAGATCTCGATGGAGGTGCGGCACGACTTCGAGCAGGCCGGAGGTAAAGAGTTCCATTACATCCCGTGCCTGAACGAATCGCCAGACTGGATCGCCGCGCTGGGCGAGATCGCCGAGCAGCACATGATCGGCTGGCCGACCCAGATGTCGCCCGCCCAGCACGAGGAGCGCCGCAAGGACGCCGACACCGGCCGCGCCGCCGCGCTGCAACTGGGCGCCGCCGACTAG
- a CDS encoding TolC family outer membrane protein, producing MQRPLIAVLITSAFLTLNAQAADLLQVYQQALANDATYASARSSVEAGRERITQGRSGLLPVIAASGSNTRNTGDFTPFNVGAVDVVGGVPVVSNKRNTDYHTNVYTVSLTQPLFNWGLWQSYEQSKLAQAQAEAAFAQARLDLITRVAQAYFDVLTAQDNLTSTQAQKVATTEQLASAKRNFEVGTQTITDTHEAQAAYDLVVAQEFAAINDLDNKRTALQVIIGQAPGELAPLRAGVTIAAPEPAAVDPWISSAEGQNFAVISAQLSLEIAKREISRNRANHLPTANLTAATQHSSQTAFGTQKSNAIGVTWNIPIFNGFAITSKVRETIALEDRARNDLEATKRQASQAARQAFLGMNSGLAQVKALEAAEVSSKSSLDSNKLGYQVGVRINIDVLNAQRQLYSTQRDLSRARYDTIMNGLRLKSAAGTLKEEDLAPVNALLAR from the coding sequence ATGCAGAGACCCCTTATCGCCGTGCTGATCACCAGCGCCTTTTTGACGCTCAACGCACAGGCGGCCGATCTTCTTCAAGTCTATCAGCAAGCGCTCGCGAACGACGCCACGTACGCCAGCGCCCGCTCTTCGGTTGAAGCTGGTCGCGAGCGGATCACGCAAGGGCGCTCCGGGCTGCTGCCGGTCATCGCCGCCAGCGGGTCGAACACCCGCAACACGGGCGATTTCACGCCGTTCAACGTCGGCGCCGTCGATGTCGTCGGCGGCGTGCCGGTCGTCTCAAACAAGCGCAATACGGATTACCACACCAACGTCTACACCGTTTCGCTAACGCAGCCGCTGTTCAACTGGGGCCTGTGGCAGAGCTATGAGCAGAGCAAGCTGGCGCAGGCGCAGGCCGAGGCCGCCTTCGCCCAGGCGCGGCTGGACTTGATCACCCGCGTGGCGCAAGCCTATTTCGACGTGCTCACGGCGCAGGACAACCTGACCTCGACCCAGGCGCAGAAGGTGGCGACCACCGAGCAGCTGGCCTCGGCCAAGCGCAACTTCGAGGTTGGCACCCAGACCATCACCGATACCCACGAGGCGCAGGCGGCCTACGATCTGGTGGTGGCGCAGGAATTTGCCGCGATTAACGATCTGGACAACAAGCGCACCGCGCTGCAGGTCATCATCGGCCAGGCGCCGGGCGAACTGGCGCCGCTGCGCGCGGGCGTGACCATCGCCGCGCCGGAGCCGGCCGCCGTCGATCCGTGGATCAGCTCGGCAGAAGGCCAGAACTTCGCCGTGATTTCGGCCCAATTGTCGCTGGAGATCGCCAAGCGCGAAATCTCGCGCAACCGCGCCAACCACCTGCCCACGGCCAATCTGACGGCGGCAACCCAGCACAGCAGCCAGACCGCGTTCGGCACGCAGAAGAGCAACGCCATCGGCGTGACCTGGAATATTCCGATCTTCAACGGCTTCGCCATCACCAGCAAGGTGCGCGAAACCATCGCCCTGGAAGACCGCGCACGCAACGACCTCGAAGCGACCAAGCGGCAGGCGTCGCAAGCCGCGCGCCAGGCCTTCCTCGGCATGAACAGCGGCCTGGCCCAGGTCAAGGCGCTGGAAGCGGCCGAAGTGTCGAGCAAGTCGTCGCTCGATTCGAACAAGCTGGGCTACCAGGTCGGCGTGCGGATCAACATCGACGTGCTCAACGCGCAGCGCCAGTTGTACTCGACCCAGCGCGACCTGTCGCGCGCGCGCTACGACACCATCATGAATGGCCTGCGCCTGAAGTCGGCCGCCGGCACGTTGAAGGAAGAGGATTTGGCGCCGGTCAACGCGCTGTTGGCGCGTTAA
- the dnaK gene encoding molecular chaperone DnaK, which yields MGRIIGIDLGTTNSCVSIMENGQPKVIENAEGARTTPSIIAYQEDGEILVGSPAKRQAVTNPKNTLFAVKRLIGRKFDEKEVQKDIGLMPYTITKADNGDAWIGVRDKKLAPQQISAEVLRKMKKTAEDYLGEEVTEAVITVPAYFNDSQRQATKDAGRIAGLDVKRIINEPTAAALAFGLDKNEKGDRKIAVYDLGGGTFDVSIIEIADVDGEKQFEVLATNGDTFLGGEDFDQRVIDYIIDEFKKINGLDLKKDPIALQRIKASAERAKIELSSSQQTEINEPYIAMANGAPVHLTLKMTRAKLESLVEELINATMEPCRMAIKDAGVKVSDIDDIILVGGMTRMPKVQEKVKEFFGKDPRKDVNPDEAVAVGAAIQGSVLSGERKDLLLLDVTPLSLGIETLGGVMTKMIHKNTTIPTKFSQVFSTADDNQPAVTIKVYQGEREIAAGNKGLGEFNLEGIPPASRGTPQIEVTFDIDANGILHVGAKDKATGKENKITIKANSGLTEAEIQKMVKDAEVNAEEDKKVKELAESRNQADALVHSTRKSLTEYGDKLEAGEKESIEAAITELEGSIKSGDKADIDAKVAALSTASQKLGEKMYADMQAQQAAAGGAEGGQGGPGAGAGAEQAKPQDDVVDADFKEVKDTK from the coding sequence ATGGGTAGAATTATCGGTATCGATCTGGGAACCACAAATTCCTGCGTTTCCATCATGGAAAATGGTCAGCCAAAGGTAATCGAAAACGCCGAAGGCGCGCGCACGACGCCATCGATCATTGCTTACCAAGAAGATGGTGAAATTCTCGTCGGCTCGCCGGCCAAGCGCCAGGCAGTGACCAATCCGAAGAACACCCTGTTCGCGGTGAAGCGTCTGATCGGCCGCAAGTTCGACGAAAAAGAAGTGCAGAAGGACATCGGCCTGATGCCTTACACGATCACCAAGGCCGACAACGGCGACGCGTGGATCGGTGTGCGCGACAAGAAGCTGGCGCCACAGCAAATCTCCGCTGAAGTGCTGCGCAAGATGAAGAAAACCGCCGAAGACTACCTCGGCGAAGAAGTCACCGAAGCGGTCATCACCGTGCCGGCGTACTTCAACGACTCGCAGCGCCAGGCGACCAAGGACGCCGGCCGCATCGCCGGCCTGGACGTCAAGCGCATCATCAACGAGCCGACTGCGGCCGCGCTGGCCTTCGGCCTGGACAAGAACGAAAAGGGCGACCGCAAGATCGCCGTGTATGACCTGGGCGGCGGCACGTTCGACGTCTCGATCATCGAAATCGCCGACGTCGATGGCGAGAAGCAGTTCGAAGTGCTGGCCACCAACGGCGACACCTTCCTCGGCGGCGAAGACTTCGACCAGCGCGTCATCGATTACATCATCGACGAGTTCAAGAAGATCAACGGCCTGGATCTGAAAAAAGATCCGATCGCCCTGCAGCGCATCAAGGCTTCGGCCGAGCGCGCGAAGATCGAGCTGTCGTCGTCGCAGCAGACCGAAATCAACGAGCCGTACATCGCCATGGCGAACGGCGCGCCGGTCCACCTGACACTGAAGATGACCCGCGCCAAGCTGGAATCGCTGGTCGAGGAACTGATCAACGCGACCATGGAGCCATGCCGCATGGCGATCAAGGACGCCGGCGTCAAAGTATCCGACATCGACGACATCATCCTGGTCGGCGGCATGACCCGTATGCCGAAGGTGCAGGAAAAAGTGAAAGAGTTCTTCGGCAAGGATCCACGCAAAGACGTGAATCCGGACGAAGCGGTCGCCGTCGGCGCAGCGATCCAGGGTTCGGTCCTGTCGGGCGAGCGCAAGGACTTGCTGCTGCTGGACGTGACGCCTCTGTCGTTGGGTATCGAAACCCTGGGCGGCGTGATGACCAAGATGATCCACAAGAACACGACGATTCCGACCAAGTTCTCGCAAGTGTTCTCGACGGCCGACGACAACCAGCCTGCCGTGACCATCAAGGTTTATCAGGGTGAGCGCGAAATCGCCGCCGGTAACAAGGGCCTGGGCGAATTCAATCTGGAAGGCATCCCGCCGGCATCGCGCGGCACGCCACAGATCGAAGTGACCTTCGACATCGACGCCAACGGCATTCTGCACGTCGGCGCGAAAGACAAGGCCACCGGCAAAGAGAACAAGATCACGATCAAGGCCAACTCCGGCCTGACCGAAGCGGAAATCCAGAAGATGGTGAAGGACGCCGAAGTCAACGCCGAAGAAGACAAGAAAGTGAAAGAGCTGGCCGAATCGCGCAACCAGGCCGACGCGCTGGTGCACTCGACCCGCAAGTCGCTGACCGAATACGGCGACAAGCTGGAAGCGGGCGAGAAGGAATCGATCGAAGCGGCGATCACCGAGCTGGAAGGCTCGATCAAGTCGGGCGACAAGGCCGACATCGACGCCAAAGTGGCCGCGCTGTCGACCGCTTCGCAGAAGCTGGGCGAGAAGATGTATGCCGACATGCAGGCGCAGCAGGCTGCGGCCGGCGGTGCTGAAGGCGGCCAGGGTGGTCCGGGTGCCGGCGCCGGCGCCGAACAGGCCAAGCCGCAAGACGACGTCGTCGACGCCGACTTCAAAGAAGTCAAAGACACCAAGTAA
- the grpE gene encoding nucleotide exchange factor GrpE: MQDQENQAVPNPEAAAEPAAPSTPDQQPSLEEQLASTEARLAEMHDAFMRAKADSENIRRRAQEDVAKAHKFAVESFAEAMVPVKDSLEMALKVESPSIESLKEGVEMTLKQLTAAFEKNRLLEIQPAQGDKLDPNKHQAVAVVPADQEANTVVSVLQKGYMIADRLLRPAIVTAAQAK; encoded by the coding sequence ATGCAAGATCAGGAAAATCAAGCAGTACCTAATCCGGAAGCGGCCGCCGAGCCGGCCGCGCCATCGACTCCTGACCAGCAGCCTTCCCTGGAAGAACAGCTGGCCAGCACCGAAGCGCGTCTGGCGGAAATGCATGACGCGTTCATGCGCGCCAAGGCCGACAGCGAGAACATCCGCCGCCGTGCCCAGGAAGACGTTGCCAAGGCGCATAAGTTTGCGGTTGAAAGCTTCGCCGAAGCCATGGTGCCGGTCAAAGACAGCCTGGAAATGGCCTTGAAGGTCGAGTCGCCCTCGATCGAGTCGCTGAAGGAAGGCGTGGAAATGACGCTCAAGCAGCTGACCGCCGCGTTCGAAAAGAACCGTCTGCTGGAGATCCAGCCGGCGCAGGGCGACAAGCTCGATCCGAACAAGCACCAGGCCGTTGCCGTGGTGCCGGCCGACCAGGAAGCCAACACCGTAGTTTCCGTGCTGCAAAAAGGTTATATGATCGCGGACCGCCTGCTGCGTCCCGCCATCGTGACCGCCGCGCAAGCGAAGTAA
- the recN gene encoding DNA repair protein RecN, with protein MLRTLSIRDFVIVDSIELEFSAGFTVFTGETGAGKSILIDALTLALGGRGDASVVREGAAKADITADFAVSEQARDWLAANEFSVEEGGALLRRVIDNAGRSKAYINGIAATASQLRELGDMLVDIHGQHAHQSLMKTEAQRVLLDGQAGAGADVKAVAASHKAWRALSKQLQEFETNAANVLYERERLEWQVNELEKLAVKPGEWAEVTNEQSRLSHAASLLEGAQEALAALSESEDHPILSQLSSLNQKLGKLANIDTGLQAIVDLIEPARIQLQEAVYAINDYLDRVELDPERLRQVESRMEAIHSAARKFRVTEEDLPDEHAKLAERLTQIADASDIEGLRKQEEKLKEAYMDVAGRLSATRAQAARQLGEAVTKAMQELNMTGGRFEVALNAGEPTAHGLEQVEFLVAGHAGVAARPLAKVASGGELARISLAISVITSNATTTPTLIFDEVDSGIGGGVAEVVGRLLRRLGQERQVLCVTHLPQVASQAGQHFQVAKGTLDNGKTASRIDVLDAKARVEEVARMLGGLEITATTRKHARELLAS; from the coding sequence ATGCTCCGTACCCTGTCCATCCGTGATTTTGTCATCGTCGACTCGATAGAACTGGAATTTTCCGCCGGCTTCACCGTCTTCACCGGCGAGACCGGTGCCGGCAAATCGATCCTGATCGATGCGCTGACCCTGGCGCTGGGCGGCCGCGGCGACGCCAGCGTGGTGCGCGAGGGCGCGGCCAAGGCCGACATCACGGCCGATTTCGCCGTCAGCGAGCAGGCGCGCGACTGGCTCGCCGCCAACGAGTTCTCGGTGGAGGAGGGCGGCGCGCTGCTGCGCCGCGTGATCGACAACGCCGGCCGCAGCAAGGCCTACATCAACGGCATCGCCGCCACCGCCTCGCAGCTGCGCGAACTGGGCGACATGCTGGTCGACATCCACGGCCAGCACGCGCACCAGTCGCTGATGAAAACCGAGGCGCAGCGCGTGCTGCTCGACGGCCAGGCCGGCGCCGGCGCCGACGTCAAGGCGGTGGCGGCCAGCCACAAGGCCTGGCGCGCGCTGTCCAAACAATTGCAGGAATTCGAGACCAACGCCGCCAACGTGCTGTATGAACGCGAGCGCCTGGAGTGGCAGGTCAACGAGCTGGAAAAGCTGGCCGTCAAACCGGGCGAATGGGCCGAGGTGACCAATGAGCAAAGCCGCCTGTCGCACGCCGCCAGCCTGCTCGAAGGCGCGCAGGAGGCCTTGGCCGCGCTGTCGGAATCGGAGGACCATCCGATCCTGTCGCAGCTGTCGTCGCTCAACCAGAAGCTCGGCAAGCTGGCCAACATCGACACCGGCCTGCAGGCCATCGTCGACCTGATCGAACCGGCGCGCATCCAGCTGCAGGAGGCGGTGTACGCGATCAACGATTACCTCGACCGCGTCGAGCTGGACCCGGAGCGGCTGCGCCAGGTGGAGTCGCGGATGGAGGCGATCCATTCGGCCGCGCGCAAGTTCCGCGTCACCGAGGAGGATCTGCCGGACGAACACGCGAAGCTGGCCGAGCGCCTGACGCAAATCGCCGACGCCAGCGACATCGAGGGCCTGCGCAAGCAGGAGGAAAAACTCAAGGAGGCCTACATGGACGTCGCCGGGCGCCTGAGCGCCACGCGCGCGCAGGCCGCGCGCCAGCTGGGCGAGGCGGTCACCAAGGCGATGCAGGAATTGAACATGACGGGCGGGCGCTTCGAGGTCGCGCTGAACGCCGGCGAACCGACGGCCCACGGCCTGGAGCAGGTCGAGTTCCTGGTGGCCGGCCACGCCGGCGTGGCCGCGCGGCCGCTGGCCAAGGTGGCGTCGGGCGGCGAGCTGGCGCGCATCTCGCTGGCCATTTCCGTCATCACGTCCAACGCCACCACCACGCCGACCCTGATCTTCGACGAGGTCGACAGCGGCATCGGCGGCGGCGTGGCCGAAGTGGTCGGCCGCCTGCTGCGCCGCCTCGGGCAGGAGCGGCAAGTGCTGTGCGTCACCCACCTGCCGCAAGTGGCCAGCCAGGCGGGCCAGCACTTCCAGGTCGCCAAGGGGACGCTGGACAATGGCAAGACCGCCTCGCGCATCGACGTGCTCGACGCCAAGGCGCGCGTGGAGGAAGTGGCGCGCATGCTGGGCGGCCTGGAAATCACCGCCACCACGCGCAAGCACGCCCGCGAGTTGCTCGCCTCCTAG
- a CDS encoding NAD kinase — protein MTATHAVFHTIALVVRPNTDGIAESVGSVVDFLRRGGYTVVFEEQTAEHLAGGFDGVRALSASEIGAECDAAIVMGGDGTMLGIARQLAPFDVPLIGINQGRLGFMTDIPLDGMLDVLAKILGGSYKAERRTLLEGRVRRDGKDIHFGLAVNDVVVARGAGAGMAELRVDVDGHFMYNQRSDGLIISTPTGSTAYALSAGGPLLHPSLGGVVLVPIAPHALSNRPIVLPESSQIVIEIVRGRDCSVNFDMQTFASLQSQDQIVIQRSPHAITFLHPEGWNYFNTLRDKLHWNEYPSGEGKLN, from the coding sequence ATGACCGCCACGCACGCCGTTTTCCATACCATTGCACTGGTCGTGCGCCCCAACACCGACGGCATCGCCGAATCGGTGGGCAGCGTGGTCGACTTCCTGCGCCGGGGCGGCTACACGGTGGTGTTCGAAGAGCAGACCGCCGAGCACCTGGCGGGCGGCTTCGACGGCGTGCGCGCGCTCAGCGCCAGCGAGATCGGCGCCGAATGCGACGCCGCCATCGTCATGGGCGGCGACGGCACGATGCTCGGCATCGCGCGCCAGCTCGCGCCGTTCGACGTGCCGCTGATCGGCATCAACCAGGGGCGGCTCGGCTTCATGACCGACATCCCGCTCGACGGCATGCTCGACGTGCTGGCCAAGATCCTCGGCGGCAGCTACAAGGCCGAACGCCGCACCCTGCTCGAGGGGCGCGTGCGCCGCGACGGCAAGGACATCCACTTCGGCCTGGCCGTCAACGACGTTGTCGTCGCGCGCGGCGCCGGCGCCGGCATGGCCGAACTGCGGGTCGACGTCGACGGCCACTTCATGTACAACCAGCGCTCCGATGGCCTGATCATCTCCACGCCGACCGGTTCCACCGCGTACGCGCTGTCGGCAGGCGGCCCGCTGCTGCATCCGAGCCTGGGCGGCGTGGTGCTGGTGCCGATCGCGCCGCACGCGCTGTCGAACCGGCCGATCGTGCTGCCCGAATCGAGCCAGATCGTCATCGAGATCGTGCGCGGACGCGATTGCAGCGTCAACTTCGACATGCAAACCTTCGCCAGCCTGCAGTCGCAGGACCAGATCGTGATCCAGCGCTCGCCGCACGCGATCACCTTCCTGCACCCGGAGGGCTGGAACTACTTCAATACGCTGCGCGACAAGCTCCACTGGAACGAGTATCCATCGGGCGAAGGCAAACTCAATTAA
- the gloA gene encoding lactoylglutathione lyase, which produces MRILHTMLRVGDLQRSIDFYTKVLGMKLLRTSDNPEYKYTLAFLGYGSNPDHAELELTYNYGTTSYDMGNAYGHIAVSADDIYAAAAAVRANGGTVTREPGPVKGGSTVIAFVTDPDGYKIELIERSFDGQGAGL; this is translated from the coding sequence ATGCGTATTTTGCACACCATGCTGCGAGTCGGCGACCTCCAGCGCTCGATCGATTTTTACACCAAAGTGCTGGGCATGAAGCTGCTGCGCACCAGTGACAACCCGGAGTACAAGTACACGCTGGCGTTCCTGGGCTACGGTTCCAACCCCGACCATGCCGAGCTGGAGCTGACCTACAACTACGGCACCACCAGCTACGACATGGGCAACGCCTATGGCCACATCGCCGTCTCGGCCGACGACATCTACGCGGCGGCCGCGGCGGTGCGCGCCAACGGCGGCACCGTCACCCGCGAACCGGGCCCCGTCAAGGGCGGCTCGACGGTGATCGCCTTCGTCACCGATCCGGACGGCTACAAGATCGAGTTGATCGAGCGCAGCTTCGACGGCCAGGGCGCGGGGCTGTAA
- a CDS encoding DUF3667 domain-containing protein yields the protein MSTAAHSVPDSHAPAGRCPNCEAVLTGAFCASCGQEAHLHHASTREFLHEFVGHYVAIEGKLWGTMSRLLFRPGLLTNEYIRGRRVRFVQPLRIYLTLSLLFFAVLKFTGGFEPVIDENARPASAEVARTAKRDAAQADNEPGPKAFGDFLGRWPRLQHQWHIFDALPQEQQKKVFVEAFYKYAPYAIFCLMPVFALFLKILYLGSGRRFGEHVLFALHTNAFAYFVFCAMLLINVGIVDFVLWCWLLLYLPWAMRRVYHRSRFGTFWRWAVLMASFMICIFVASALSAASGIMTLH from the coding sequence ATGAGCACTGCCGCACATTCCGTCCCGGACAGCCACGCGCCGGCCGGCCGTTGTCCCAATTGCGAGGCGGTGCTCACCGGCGCTTTTTGCGCCAGTTGCGGCCAGGAAGCCCACCTGCACCACGCCAGCACGCGCGAATTCCTGCACGAGTTCGTCGGCCATTACGTGGCGATCGAGGGCAAGCTGTGGGGCACGATGTCGCGCCTGCTGTTCCGTCCGGGCTTGCTGACCAATGAATACATCCGGGGCCGCCGCGTGCGCTTCGTGCAGCCGCTGCGGATCTATCTCACTTTGAGCCTGCTGTTTTTCGCGGTGCTCAAGTTCACCGGCGGTTTCGAGCCGGTGATCGACGAGAACGCGCGGCCGGCAAGCGCGGAGGTGGCGCGCACCGCCAAGCGCGACGCAGCGCAGGCGGACAACGAGCCGGGCCCGAAGGCGTTCGGCGACTTCCTGGGACGCTGGCCGCGGCTTCAGCACCAGTGGCATATCTTCGACGCGCTGCCGCAGGAGCAGCAGAAAAAAGTGTTCGTCGAGGCCTTCTACAAATATGCGCCGTACGCGATTTTCTGCCTGATGCCGGTGTTCGCGCTGTTCCTCAAGATTCTGTACCTCGGATCGGGGCGGCGCTTCGGCGAGCATGTGCTGTTCGCGCTGCACACCAACGCCTTTGCCTATTTCGTCTTCTGCGCCATGTTGCTGATCAATGTGGGCATCGTCGACTTCGTGCTGTGGTGCTGGCTGCTGCTGTATCTGCCGTGGGCGATGCGGCGCGTCTACCATCGCAGCCGCTTCGGCACCTTCTGGCGCTGGGCGGTGCTGATGGCGTCCTTCATGATCTGCATCTTCGTCGCCAGCGCCCTGAGCGCGGCCAGCGGCATCATGACCTTGCACTGA
- a CDS encoding sorbosone dehydrogenase family protein has translation MKNTTASALLILGAVLAPQAVLAQGASYPVGFGPHPTLPEPEKSLIPTVNVAPVDRWTAQETPQPAAGFAVTAYARGLDHPRWVYTLPNGDVLVAETNAPPKPDDSKGIKGAVMKHQMKKAGAVTESANRITLLRGLDAKGVAQTRTVFLKGLNSPFGMALVGNNLYVANSDAIVRFPYKEGETSITAPGVKVMDLPAGTINHHWTKNIIASPDGKFLYATVGSNSNVAENGMEAEEGRAAIWELDLATNKSRLFATGLRNPNGMGWEPQTKALWTAVNERDELGNDLVPDYMTSVKDGGFYGWPYSYFGQKVDARVKPPKPDLVAKAIAPDYALGGHTASLGLAFYEGKLFPQNYQGGVFIGQHGSWNRKPHSGYKVVFVPFSGGKPSGPPQDFLSGFLDKDGKAQGRPVGVAVDKAGALLVADDVGNIIWRVAPAAARTAAR, from the coding sequence ATGAAAAACACCACCGCAAGCGCACTCCTGATCCTCGGCGCCGTGCTGGCGCCGCAAGCGGTGCTGGCGCAGGGCGCCTCCTATCCGGTCGGCTTCGGCCCTCATCCAACGCTGCCGGAACCGGAAAAATCGCTGATCCCCACCGTTAACGTCGCGCCGGTGGACCGCTGGACCGCGCAGGAAACCCCGCAGCCGGCCGCCGGCTTCGCCGTGACCGCCTACGCGCGCGGGCTGGACCATCCGCGCTGGGTCTACACCCTGCCCAACGGCGACGTGCTGGTGGCCGAAACCAACGCCCCGCCCAAGCCGGACGACAGCAAAGGCATCAAGGGCGCCGTCATGAAACATCAGATGAAAAAGGCCGGCGCGGTGACCGAATCGGCCAACCGCATCACCCTGCTGCGCGGGCTGGACGCCAAGGGCGTGGCGCAGACCCGCACCGTCTTCCTCAAGGGCTTGAATTCGCCGTTCGGCATGGCGCTGGTCGGCAACAACCTGTACGTGGCCAACAGCGACGCCATCGTGCGCTTCCCGTACAAGGAAGGCGAGACCAGCATCACCGCGCCCGGCGTCAAGGTCATGGACCTGCCGGCCGGCACCATCAACCACCACTGGACCAAGAACATCATCGCCAGTCCGGACGGCAAATTCCTGTACGCGACGGTCGGCTCGAACAGCAACGTCGCCGAGAACGGCATGGAGGCCGAGGAAGGCCGCGCGGCGATCTGGGAGCTGGACCTGGCCACCAACAAGTCGCGCCTGTTCGCCACCGGGCTGCGCAACCCCAACGGCATGGGCTGGGAGCCGCAAACCAAAGCCCTGTGGACCGCCGTCAACGAGCGCGACGAACTGGGCAACGACCTGGTGCCCGACTATATGACGTCGGTCAAGGACGGCGGCTTCTACGGTTGGCCGTACAGCTACTTCGGCCAGAAGGTCGACGCCCGCGTCAAGCCGCCCAAGCCGGACCTGGTGGCCAAGGCCATCGCGCCCGACTACGCGCTGGGCGGCCACACCGCCTCGCTGGGGCTGGCGTTCTACGAGGGCAAGCTGTTCCCGCAGAACTACCAAGGCGGCGTGTTCATCGGCCAGCACGGCTCGTGGAACCGCAAGCCGCACAGCGGGTACAAAGTAGTGTTCGTTCCGTTCAGCGGCGGCAAGCCGTCGGGGCCGCCGCAGGACTTCCTGTCCGGCTTCCTCGACAAGGACGGCAAGGCGCAGGGCCGGCCGGTGGGCGTGGCGGTCGACAAGGCCGGCGCGCTGCTGGTGGCCGACGATGTCGGCAACATCATCTGGCGCGTGGCGCCGGCCGCCGCCAGGACGGCCGCGCGCTAA
- a CDS encoding OsmC family protein, translating into MSNERAGSAVWSGALKDGAGKISTESGAMDGVQYGFHTRFEDGPGTNPEELIGAAHAGCFTMALSGILAEAGMTAKHLATTATVTLDKVDGAFAITKVHLNLVATIPGADQKKFDEAALKAKLNCPVSKLLNAEITLDAQLQG; encoded by the coding sequence ATGAGCAACGAACGCGCAGGATCGGCAGTATGGAGCGGCGCCCTGAAGGACGGCGCCGGCAAGATCTCCACCGAGAGCGGCGCAATGGACGGCGTGCAGTACGGTTTCCACACCCGCTTCGAAGACGGTCCCGGCACCAATCCGGAGGAATTAATTGGCGCGGCCCACGCCGGCTGCTTCACGATGGCGCTGTCCGGCATCCTGGCCGAAGCCGGCATGACGGCCAAGCATCTCGCCACCACGGCCACCGTGACCCTGGACAAGGTCGACGGCGCCTTCGCCATCACCAAGGTGCACCTGAACCTGGTGGCCACGATCCCCGGCGCCGACCAGAAGAAATTCGACGAGGCGGCGTTGAAGGCCAAGCTCAATTGTCCGGTCTCGAAGCTGCTCAACGCCGAGATCACGCTCGACGCCCAGTTGCAGGGCTGA